The region CAACCTGAGGAATGGGCGATAACGGGCTCCCCTTCTGAAACAGAATCAGGCACGAGTACATGCCATCAATCCATTCCATCCAACAAAGGCCAATTGCCACTCCAGGGAAACTTCCAGATAGGTAAGTTCCTCCTTTTAGAATAATTATGCTGATCAGCAGATTTCCAGCAGGTTATTGCCTGCCGGGAAAAATGATGACCAAGTTCAAAGAAAAGGGCTCGCAGAGAATTCCTCTGCGAGCCCTTCAAGTGACCACAACTCAATCCACGAATTACCTGTCAGAAAACCTGAGCACCCTTGAACGTGAATCGAGCTAACTGATACGCGTCGCTTTGAAAAAATGCTTAACGGGTAAGCATTGCTTACACACGAAGTCACACCCAGAAATGCGATCAAAAGCCGACGTCAGAATTACCTGGGGGTGGGGTACGACCAGGAGTGGCTGGTGTCGCCCCTGGTTTGGTCGTCAACTGGCTGGGTTGAATCTGGAATCCATCACCGAGAGTGTGAGACGATTCATAAACCACCTCGTCACCGGTCAGGAAAGCTCCACTGACAAACAAACGACCGGTGCCAACCGATGCCAGCAAATTGACAGGGATATCGCGAATGACGTTGAGCCGCACAACCTGGACTTTGCGACCACCATCACCAGAATTGAGTATTGCGGCTGCCGGTACTTCGACCACATTCTGCCTCGGAATCATCGGGGGATAGACCGTCATCCCGGATTTCAATTTTCCGTCGGTGTTCTCGAAAATCACAATCGCACTCGTGACCGTCTCGAACAGATCTCGCAGGTTGTCAAACCTGGGATTCAGTGGGAGGACAGATTCGATCTTCCCTTCGAGTTCATTTCCTTCAATTTTGAGTTTTACAGCTTTCCCGACTTCTGCGGCGGCCCGTTCGATGGGAACTTCCACCACAATCTGGGAAGAATCTGCCACAACCGCGACCGGTTGCCCTGCCCTGACAAACTCGCCAGTCGCGACGAGAAATCGCTCGATCTCGCCATCAAAGGGTGCTCGAATCGAAGTCTGATCGAAGATGAGTTGTGCGAGATCGAGTTCTGCCTTGGCAGCTTCAAGCTTTGCATCGCTGACGGCCTTGGCCGATTCCGAACCATCTCCCGATTTCTGCTCAAGTGTCGCCACTTTGAAGAGTGCTTTGGCACGATCCAACTGCAGTTTGGCCCGTGTATTTTCCAGCCGGAGAATCTCGGACTGTCCGGCGACTTTGGCGCCGGGTTTTTGCGTGATGGATCGAATCACGCCATCGGCGGGAGCAACCAGTTCGACTCGTGATTTCGGTACGAGAGAAAAGTTGATTCGGTACTTCTGGGGGTCAATCAACTGCACCCCTTCCCGCTTGATCACAATCTGATCACCAGGACTGGCAATGGGTTTAGCCTCGCCTGTTTCAGCTGCTGGAGCAGCGGGAGGCTGGGCCAGACCCGGTGCGGGATCAGTCAGGAGGAATGTTGCCCCCATCATCGACAGCGAAACACTCTGCCTGAGTGCTCTTAAATCAAACGCCATGAAGACAGCCTTTCAAACGGTGGCGCTCACAAATCAATTCTCCAACTGGCAGAACATGAAGTTCTCCAACTGGTAACGCTACGTTGACTCGTTCTATAAAGTCAATTCGCAGGTCGATTTGAATCGAGGAGATGAAGGAATCTTTGCAATAAACACTCCTGCAAAAATTCCGAGAGCGAATGGATCGTTGTGAAAGTCTGCCCAGAATCAAGGACCAACAAAGCCTCTACTCTTCATAAAGCTTCGGTTTGCGGCGACGAGGCTTGGCAGAGCGGTATTCTTCGTACTCAGGTGCTGGTGCCGGTACCTTGCCACTCATGGATTTCGTGGCTTTGACAATCGAGTAGCCGCGAATCAGATCGCTGGTCACATTTTCAAACAATAACGGTAGCGATTCGACATACCAGGCAGGTGCTTTGGTGACGATATAAATTCGACCACCCGGAATGAGAATACGGAACGCAGTCTCAATGAAAATCCCGGCGATCTTGTAATTCGAGAAATAGGGTGGGTTCGCGTAGACGACATCCACGCTGTTGGATTCCAAGGATTTCCCGGTGGCATCCAATCGAGTCTGCACTCGACTGGTTCCGTTTTCCTTTGCTGCCCACTGAGTACATTCAATAGCCCGAGGATTCGAATCCACAGCCAACACGTCGAGTTCCGGATGTCGCAAGGCGGCGGCAACAGCCACTCCACCACTGCCGCAACCCAGATCAACAATCTGTCCCTGCTCCATCGGTTCGATCACCGAGATCAGCGTGCGTGCTCCGACATCCAGCTTTCTGTGGGCAAACACACCTGGGCGACTTTTCATGCGAATCAGCCGCTCACCGTCTCGAAACATGAATTCACAGTCATGATTCTTGAGCTTCTTCGGGGACTCCGTCTTGATTGCCAGATATGTCACACCTTTACGAGTGGGCCGACGAGTCACTTTAGGGAAGAATCGCTGTATCTCCGTATGCAACCACTGATCATCTCTCATATCAGTTGTCGCAATGAGAGTTCCCCCCTCGACCAGACGAACACATGCCTGCTGTAACAGATCTCTGGTCAGTTCTGCTTCACCAGTTTTAGGTAACACCAGACAGATCGTCTGGTACTCGATTCCTGGAAAGTCGGGTTCGCAAACCAGCTGCAAATTGGCAGGCACACCCGCTGGTGCCAATGCGGCCTGATCACGCAAATGAACATCCAGAAACCAGCAGGTCACCTGACTTTGTGGCTTTGCGATGGCCAGTGCAAAAGCAAATTGTGCCCGCCCCGAACTGTTACACAGGATTCTTTCACCCTGAACATCAGCCAGCGCATCGACCATCAATTGTTCGGCTGGTCGAACCTTCGGGACATACTGGGGAGCCACCTCCCCTTTTCGTAATCGGCGCGGTGAATTCATGAAGAAGATCTTTCCTATCGGGCCCATCTGGAGTCAGCCCGCTGTATTCATTGATTCTATTCGTTGGCTCGGAATCGAATCTGCAGCCAGAACCAGTCGATCGTTTGAGATCGTCCGGCGATGGCTACTTTGTATTCCGGTTGCCGCTTGCCGCCAAAACATTCAGGCTCAGGCGGTCGTAATGTAACACTTCAGGTAGTTGGATTCCGGACATTGCAATGATTGCGGATGATCTGGCGAGGGGCCGCGCGCTTCTAAAATTTTCAGTTCACGCCGAGCCTGCCAGGCAGCTTCACGAAGAACCTGCTGAAACAGGTCATGAGTCACCAATCCGCTGCAGCTGCAGGTCACGAGCGTTCCCTGTGGCTCAAGAACATCCAGTGCCAGTCGATTCAGTGAGTGATAGCCTTTGAGACCCGAATCCATAGTTGATCGGCTTTTCACCAGCTTGGGCGGATCCAGCACGATGGTCTGAAACCGGACCCCCTGATTACGAAACTCCGTCAGAACTTCAAAAGCATCACCATGGCGGACTTCATATCGGTCGGCAAGACCATTTCGTGTGACGTTCGCAGTGGCATTCTCAACAGCGATCTTCGAAGTATCGACACCAATGACATGTGTGACTTCCCCATGCCTCAGGGCGTTCATGCCAAAGCCCGCCGAATAACAACACAGATCAAGCATGTTGCCACTGGCAAACTGAGCGGCTCTGAATCTGTTCTCCCGCTGATCCAGATAGAAACCCGTTTTTTGTCCGTCGACCAGATCCACATGGTAAACCAGCCCATGCTCTTCAACAGGGATAAACGCTGGAGGTGTTTCGCCTCGAAACAATCCATCTATTAATGGCATGCCCTCGGCTTGACGAATCCCCTTCTCTGTCCTGAGCCAGCAACCACTGGCTTGTGTCTGCCGCATCAGTTCATCAACCAGCAATTCCATGCGGGATTGAAGAGCGTGCGATCCCAGTTGGGCCAGCAACCAGTCTCCGTAGCGATCGACAGTTAGCCCCGAAAGAAAATCGGCCTCGCTGGAGATCAACCGTGAGCCATTCATAACCGTTGGAGTTGGCATGAATTTCCGGCGCAGGTCACACGCCATTCGGACTCTCGACCGCCAGAAATCTTCCGCTAAAGGTTGATCTTCATTCCATGAATAGATGCGAACTCGAATGCGACTGGAACTGTTGTAGAGGCCATAGCCCAAAAATTTTTCATTGGCCCCCACCACGAGAACTTCATCGCCAACTTGTGGCTGACCTTCCACGCGGTCTATGGCAGAATCAAACAGCCAGGGATGCCGGGAGGCTCCTCGCGAAAACTGACGACTGGTGACAACCCGAATCAAACGCCCCGCCCTTCTCCACTCACGAATAACAGAAAACTTCCAATTGACGAATCAGGTCGTTGTCTCAGGTCGTTGTCAAAGTGCAGCCACTGGTCATCTCAGAAAGTTACCGTGAACGCAGTTACCGTGAACGCAGGGCAGCCTGCTGCTGATCAACTTCTTCAACATAGGCCAGCAGACGATCGCGCTCATTGGTGAGATGCCTCACGCGCAGCAGAGACTTGACCCGGGTGGTCAGTTCGAGTCGATTGATGGGTTTGGTGAGGAAATCGTCAGCCCCTGCCTGAATGGCCTTTTCGATGTCCCCCATCTCATTCAGAGCTGTCACCATCAGCACGGGGAGCGACTTGGTTGAGGGTTCACTGCGCAGTTTGGCACAGACCTCAAAACCACTGAGTTTAGGCATCATGATATCCAGCAGCACCAGATCGGGCTGCCACTCCCGGACTTTTTCCAGCGTCTGTTGCCCGTCATAGGCCATGGCGATTTCGTATTCATCGCTGGCGAGATAGGCATCGAGCAATTCGCAATTCTGCAAATTGTCGTCTGCAATCAGGATTCGAGAAACAATTGTCATCACTTTAATCCGCAATTATCAGTTCGTAAGTCAGCATGAGTATTGCGATGCTGCCCATCGAGCTGCAAGGTTTCACAAGGCCGCTGGTGTTCAAGTGAGCTCACAATACACACCCTGAAATTCCGCAAGATGATAATAGTAACGACTTTGTCGTATCTTCGAAATGCAGAGAGCCCGTCTCAGCAGGGAGTTGGAAAGAGTCACTCGGAATGAGTCACGTCATCTTCATCGCTGACCGAAACAGTACTGAGGGTGTATAGACCGCCCCCGGCCATCAGGATGGCAATCATCCACCAGAGAGTGCGATTCATGAACCAGATCGAAGGCATCCAATCTAAGGATTCCACGGATTCCAGTGCATTGAGAAGCAACAAAACACTTCCAGCCAGCAGCAAAAACCAGCCCATGCTTCGCCACGAATTCATGGAGTCTGCTGCCACTGATTTCTGTCTCTCCTGAGATGCATCTTCCATGAAACACTTCCTGATCGTCGAAAAGTCATGCACAAAGAATAATGCCGATGGCCCTATGATCCACTTCCATCGAGCAATTCTTCAGCAGAATCTGTTCGACCCTAGAACTGGATGAGTCAGAGTGTTAGCCTGTTTTTTGCATAAATCACATCCATATTTTTGTCACCCTTTCTCATTTTAACCTGCGTGCCCGGTAGGAACACACTGCAACAAGCCATGATGCTCGTTGTTGGTCATCAGTACGTCATGACGTTTTCTCGTGAAAGACAAGCGGATCAGTCAATGCCCGCCAAACTGTCCAGTGAATCATTCCTTGCAACTGTTCGCCGCAGCGGCCTCATTGAGGACGACCGACTTAATATTTTGTATGCGGAATACGCGGAACGATTGAACGGCGAGGCCGATTCCACAGACCTGGCTCAATTTCTTGTCAACCGGAATGCGGTGACCGCCTGGCAGGGTGAAAAGCTGCTCCAGGGAAAACATAAGGGGTTTTTCCTGGGGAAGTATCGCCTGCTGTCACTCCTCGGCCGGGGAGGCATGAGTTCGGTCTATCTCGCTGAACATATTGTGATGCGCCGCCGCTGCGCGATTAAAGTGCTCCCACAAAAACGAGTCTCAGATACTTCGTACCTGGGAAGATTTCACCGAGAAGCCCAGGCTGTTGCTTCACTGGATCACCCCAATATCGTCCGCGCTTACGATGTCGATCATCAGGCGGATCGCGATACAGATATCCACTTCCTTGTCATGGAATTTGTCGACGGGCAGAGCCTTCAGGAACTGGTGTTAAAATCTGGTCAGGTGCCATTTGCAGATGCAGCAGATTACATTCGTCAGGCGGCTCTGGGATTATCCCACGCCCATGGTGCCGGTCTTGTCCATCGGGACATCAAGCCCGGAAATCTGCTTGTGGATCATACGGGGGTCGTGAAGGTTCTCGATCTGGGACTTGCCAGGTTTTTCAGTGATACCGGCGACGATGCCCTCACCATTCAGCACGATGAAAAAGTTCTCGGGACAGCCGATTATCTGGCACCGGAACAAGCCCTCGACAGCCACTCCGTCGACGCTCGTGCCGATATCTACAGCCTGGGCTGCACACTTTATTTTCTACTCACGGGCTCCCCTCCATTTACCGAAGGGACTCTGGCGCAGCGATTGATGGCGCATCAGACCAAACAGCCGCCATCCATTGAGAGCAAGCGGCCGGATGTTCCTGTCGAACTCGCTGCCATCGTCCGCAAGATGATGGCCAAATCCCCAGGCGACCGGCCTGCTTCTGCAATGGCGGTGGCAGAGACCCTGGAAAACTGGTTGAAGCAGTATCGTTCGGGTGAAGTCTCTTCT is a window of Planctopirus limnophila DSM 3776 DNA encoding:
- a CDS encoding class I SAM-dependent methyltransferase, which encodes MNSPRRLRKGEVAPQYVPKVRPAEQLMVDALADVQGERILCNSSGRAQFAFALAIAKPQSQVTCWFLDVHLRDQAALAPAGVPANLQLVCEPDFPGIEYQTICLVLPKTGEAELTRDLLQQACVRLVEGGTLIATTDMRDDQWLHTEIQRFFPKVTRRPTRKGVTYLAIKTESPKKLKNHDCEFMFRDGERLIRMKSRPGVFAHRKLDVGARTLISVIEPMEQGQIVDLGCGSGGVAVAAALRHPELDVLAVDSNPRAIECTQWAAKENGTSRVQTRLDATGKSLESNSVDVVYANPPYFSNYKIAGIFIETAFRILIPGGRIYIVTKAPAWYVESLPLLFENVTSDLIRGYSIVKATKSMSGKVPAPAPEYEEYRSAKPRRRKPKLYEE
- a CDS encoding response regulator, translating into MTIVSRILIADDNLQNCELLDAYLASDEYEIAMAYDGQQTLEKVREWQPDLVLLDIMMPKLSGFEVCAKLRSEPSTKSLPVLMVTALNEMGDIEKAIQAGADDFLTKPINRLELTTRVKSLLRVRHLTNERDRLLAYVEEVDQQQAALRSR
- a CDS encoding class I SAM-dependent rRNA methyltransferase codes for the protein MIRVVTSRQFSRGASRHPWLFDSAIDRVEGQPQVGDEVLVVGANEKFLGYGLYNSSSRIRVRIYSWNEDQPLAEDFWRSRVRMACDLRRKFMPTPTVMNGSRLISSEADFLSGLTVDRYGDWLLAQLGSHALQSRMELLVDELMRQTQASGCWLRTEKGIRQAEGMPLIDGLFRGETPPAFIPVEEHGLVYHVDLVDGQKTGFYLDQRENRFRAAQFASGNMLDLCCYSAGFGMNALRHGEVTHVIGVDTSKIAVENATANVTRNGLADRYEVRHGDAFEVLTEFRNQGVRFQTIVLDPPKLVKSRSTMDSGLKGYHSLNRLALDVLEPQGTLVTCSCSGLVTHDLFQQVLREAAWQARRELKILEARGPSPDHPQSLQCPESNYLKCYITTA
- a CDS encoding efflux RND transporter periplasmic adaptor subunit, whose protein sequence is MAFDLRALRQSVSLSMMGATFLLTDPAPGLAQPPAAPAAETGEAKPIASPGDQIVIKREGVQLIDPQKYRINFSLVPKSRVELVAPADGVIRSITQKPGAKVAGQSEILRLENTRAKLQLDRAKALFKVATLEQKSGDGSESAKAVSDAKLEAAKAELDLAQLIFDQTSIRAPFDGEIERFLVATGEFVRAGQPVAVVADSSQIVVEVPIERAAAEVGKAVKLKIEGNELEGKIESVLPLNPRFDNLRDLFETVTSAIVIFENTDGKLKSGMTVYPPMIPRQNVVEVPAAAILNSGDGGRKVQVVRLNVIRDIPVNLLASVGTGRLFVSGAFLTGDEVVYESSHTLGDGFQIQPSQLTTKPGATPATPGRTPPPGNSDVGF